From a single Synechococcales cyanobacterium T60_A2020_003 genomic region:
- a CDS encoding class I SAM-dependent methyltransferase, whose translation MSNKTLTVDDRLYDYLLSVSVREPEVLRQLREETTHHPMRQMQIAPEQGQFMAMLVKLIGAKKTLEIGVFTGYSSLVVALALPPDGQIIACDVSEDYTAIARRYWERAGVAHKIDLRIAPAVKTLDQLIAEGQSNQFDFAFIDADKSGYDDYYERSLQLVRPGGLIAIDNVLWSGRVADPQEMDNRTNNIRALNAKLYADERIDLSLVPIADGLTLARKRA comes from the coding sequence ATGTCTAACAAAACGCTGACCGTGGATGATCGCCTTTATGATTACCTTCTGTCTGTTTCCGTGCGCGAACCGGAGGTTTTGCGTCAACTTCGGGAGGAAACGACCCACCATCCTATGCGTCAGATGCAGATTGCACCGGAGCAGGGGCAATTCATGGCAATGCTGGTCAAGCTGATCGGTGCCAAGAAGACTTTGGAAATTGGCGTTTTTACAGGCTATAGTTCCTTAGTGGTTGCCCTAGCCCTGCCACCCGATGGACAGATAATAGCCTGTGATGTTAGCGAAGACTATACGGCGATTGCCCGTCGCTATTGGGAACGGGCGGGTGTGGCTCACAAAATTGATCTCCGGATCGCGCCTGCCGTTAAAACACTAGATCAGCTCATCGCGGAGGGACAGTCCAACCAGTTCGATTTTGCTTTCATTGATGCGGATAAGTCCGGCTATGACGATTACTACGAGCGATCGCTCCAGTTGGTACGTCCTGGGGGATTAATCGCGATTGACAATGTGCTGTGGTCGGGGCGGGTCGCGGATCCCCAGGAAATGGACAACCGAACGAACAATATTCGCGCCCTGAATGCCAAACTTTACGCTGATGAGCGGATTGACCTTAGCCTTGTGCCCATTGCCGATGGCTTGACACTGGCGCGAAAACGAGCTTAG